Genomic DNA from Shouchella patagoniensis:
ATACATTGCTTTGCTTTTAAATCAATAAATGCCTGTACTGTTTGCTCTGGTGCCATATGATCTAATTCCATGAACCATTCTGGTTCATAGGCGCCAATAGGTAATAAAGCATAATCGATCGGTGGAACGTTCTCAGCAATTTGTTTAAATCCTTGAAAGTACCCGCTATCTCCTGCAAAATAAATCGTCTTTTCTTTAGAACTTATAACAAAACCACCCCAATGACTTAAATTCATATCAAATAATCCTCTCCGTACCCAGTGTTGGGCGGGGACAAAAGAAAAAGATAATTCGTTTATAACCATATACTCCCACCAATGAAGTTCTTTCACGACTTCTTCTGGCCATCCTTTTTTTAGAAATGTATTTTTCAGACCTGCTGGAACGATAAAATGTGGGTTTCCAGGTACTTTTTTTAGTGTTTTAAAATCTAAGTGGTCATAATGACCATGAGAAATTAACACAAAATCAATGGCAGGCAAAACATCAAGGGGAATAGGTTGGGGGACTGAACGTTTTGTTGTACCC
This window encodes:
- a CDS encoding MBL fold metallo-hydrolase; the protein is MKKKRFENMDQIHNNHRMSDFIRWYKERFRKNKDLDKIIDVNEKPELTKLHKEDRDSITWAGHATFLIQIAGMNILTDPVWSKFMGTTKRSVPQPIPLDVLPAIDFVLISHGHYDHLDFKTLKKVPGNPHFIVPAGLKNTFLKKGWPEEVVKELHWWEYMVINELSFSFVPAQHWVRRGLFDMNLSHWGGFVISSKEKTIYFAGDSGYFQGFKQIAENVPPIDYALLPIGAYEPEWFMELDHMAPEQTVQAFIDLKAKQCIPMHYGTFRLADDTGPEALKRFEQEWKRRNLKSEQKSVLSIASTLWI